The genomic segment TTATTCACGGGATTTCCACAGGATTCGTGAATCCTCCGAATTAGACACTGTTTATGCCTTTGGTTCACAGGGACACAAGGTAGGAATTTTGAAGGAATACTGTAGCAAACCCATGAAAACCTAGGAATTTCATAGTATTCGAAATATCTACTTCAACCTCTTTTTTCTATCAACTCGCGTAGGAACAAGCTAATGACATGGTTAGCTCATCATTAGCCACTGCAGCTAGCTCAAAGAAGAACAGGAACTAGAATAACAGAAACTAGAAGAAAGGCATGATTTCTCCCGGGCATAAAAAAAATGACGATGGTTGTTTAGATGTAGGACTGTAGTTTTGTTATCCTAATTAATTTAATGTACTATTGGTTCTAATAATTCTTATGTTTTTCTTACGGCTCATCTAAAATTATATTCTTataaaatttctatattttctaatctcTATTTTCTACCGCCGTACTATCTTATTACcgtgttttttctatttttgtatttttctaatCCTGTGTTCCAAAGAGCCCTCAGCTTTTGGAGAACTGCTGCTTCGTTGAGCCCTCCTCCGCACACGTGTCCCGCCGGCCTCCTCCCGTCCCGTCCCCACACGCCACCACCCCACTCCCTCCCCAGCCGCACGAGCCCTCCGCCGGCGACGCGAGCCGCACCTCAAGTTCACTCCAACTTGGCCTCTCCTCCGCCTCGAAGCGACGCGACGCGGAGACGCCACGGAAGCTGCCGACCCAGCCCAGCCATGGCCACGGCCGTGATCTGCCTCGCGCGCCCCGCCGCTTTCCTCCCGCCGGCGGCCGCCCGTTCACCGTCTCTTCGGCCTTCCCCGCGCGGGCGCGTCATGCGCCTGCGCCTGCGCGTGAGTTGCCGTGCCGGCGGGgacgaggagggggaggggaagggggaggaggaggcgccggagTCGCTGTTCGCGAGGGAGCTGAGGCGGCGTGGGATGGCGACGGGGGCCTCGCCGTCGTCGGCGGGTGAGAAGCAGGCGGAGGAGGGGGGACCGGAGGCGGGGAGGAAGCGCGGGGTGGCCGCGGCGGAGTTCGAGAGGGCCGCCGCGGCGGGTGAAGGGGCCGACGGGCAGAGGGAGCGGTCCATGGCACTCAACAGCGAGGGCCTCGAGGTTCGTGACACCTCcttctctcacacacacacgcgCACACACAGTTCGATTCTGATTGGCGATCAAAGTTTTGATCTTCTCTGTCCCCGAGTGGAAAGATCAACCTTTGAAGCTTGAAATTGCTAAAGAAGGCATCAATGGAGTGTTGCACTGCTTGTACTTTTGTATCGACATAGCGTGGAGCtttatagaaaaatagcaaaGAGATTGTTGCATACTAGTTTAATCCTTTTGGTTGGTACATGAGCCGATGAGCTGCTTTTGGCCTATGCTGTGAATCAGTGCATCTTCAGGATTACTGTGACCTGATGATTTAATTTGTAGTCAGTGTTGTACTGGTAGTTGAACTCATGTGCTGAAGAATATTCATCTTGTATCAACTGTCAGTTTAGTAATAATATATGATAATTAGATAACATACAACACGTCTTCTCCTCATCATTATTTACTGAAGAATATTCGTCTTGTATCAactatcaaatcagtaatgatATGATAATCGGATAATGAACAACTTGTCTTCCCCATATcattatttatttcttttcagGGTCTTGTTCCACGGGCAAAGTTACTGTTGTCACTTGGTGGTACCTTCTTCCTGGCATTTGGTCCTCTGATTCTTGTCACCGTTTCTCTCTTTGCTGCTTTATATGTGGTAAGCCCTCGCTAATCTCGCCTTTCCAGTCTTCACACATACTTATGGTCAGTATGTGCTTTGATCCACATTTACATGCATGTAGCACCTCACTGACCAATCTGTTCATATGTTTTACCATAATCGAACAAACACCTTTAGAACCGGTATGAAGTTGTATTTGACATGCTACAGTTGGAATGGAGGATACATACTTGATATCAAAATCAAAGAAAGGAGCATGGGTTTCACTATGTTGAAAAATAGAAATGTAAAATGTGTGAAATAAAAGAATAACAACAACATACCTGTTAATTTCAATTACCGAGTTTTTGTTTGCTCATCTGGGATATGCAGATGAGCTGTATCTACCCGACCCTTGTTATATGTATTCTATAAATTTGAATTGACCGAATTGTTTGTATCCTGATTGACCTGGCTTTCTCATTGCAGTACTTTGGACCGAGTTTTGTACATGATGCAAGCAAGATGCCCGTTTCGCCACGGCCCTACATTGATCCATACGAGCTACTGGAAGACGAGAGGCTGTCCCTGCCCTCCCCAGATGTGTTCTAAACCTGAATAGCGCAAGAAACAAGTGCAGAACTGATCATAAGAAATGATCATGcatagctcaatattttctttttttgctacTAGCCATGTAGTTGTAAATTCAAAGATAGTTGTAGACTGTTATAACCTAACATTTCCGCATGATATGTTTTATAGATATCGCGTCAAAAGCCATGATACGTGTCATTTTCTGTTGGTAGTTTGGATGATTCTGAACGAGTAAAATGTTAGGAGTGTAAAAGTCTGAACAACCAAGGAATGAGCTACTGGGCTAAGCTACTGCAAGCAACATGCCACTCGATCTTTTGtcttaaaagaaaagataataTGAAACTTTACATTTCTGAAAGAATTCATTAAACCCACTGGAAATATTCACAAGATACACCACCAGTGACCTAGTTTCCCATGCCATCGCTCGTGTGAAAATATAAATGAAAGCAGAAAAGGGCGAAGGGAAAAGAGCTCAGAGCCCCAGATGCTaacgagaaagaaaaaaaaaacagatacaAAAAGAGCCTGGTATATTTCGTCAATGGAACAAAAAAGGTTAAATGTATATATGACATCACGATAAGTTAAGGAGCCGCATTTCTCATCTATTGGCACTCGAACATCGACAACATAAATGGCTGGTACTAGCACGTTGTAACCACCAAAACGGAAAAACATACAACACAGAGAAGCCAGGGCGCACGAATCAAAAATTTCTACGACCGAGAACATTGTCTAAAACCTGTAAAGAAGCAGTGACTCAGCATCGACCTAAGCTGCTCTATGCTCCCATTGTCCATCCAAATCTGAACAATCTCTCGAGCTCTAGGCTGCTAGCATAGTTTCTTTAGATGGCTTCTTTTGCAAATGAGATGTGACGTATTACATGTATTTCCTTCAGGAATCGGCAATCCTAGCTTCGCTGTACTGTTTGTTGAAGGGTTGGCCATGCCGCCTCCTCATCATTGCTGTATCTGTTAACAAGAAAATCGGTGCAGTTCCTCTGGCAACCTCGACTATAAGGATTTCTGAAACGCCCATCAGGCCCACGAAGATATGAGTAGCGTGACTGATTTGCTGCCTCGTTAGTTGTGATGTTCCGTGCTATCTGCAATAAATGGGTAAAGTATACATGTTACGAAAAGCTGGTGATGTACCCATTGAAGCAAATATGCAGTGCGAAACTTCCATCTTGCTATTTCTAGCAAACTGGAGGCCAATGACAGTGTTGAGTGATATGCGGTTTCACAGAAACATGCAAATGGTACCAAGGATTCAAATTTTTCAAGGCATAAGATAAAAATCGAATGCTCCTTTACTATTCCCCACGTCAAAAGTGCCCAGACCATGAGACCATAATTAGATAATAAAGCATACAAACAAATACATCTTTACTCTGATAACCAAGGAATGTTTGttgaaaatatttatatacACGTCATCGGGGAAAGAAATCATGCTGCAGTGCAGCCTATGCAATTGCTACATGAGACAATTTACCTGTGTTGCTTGTGCTCCGGTCAGAATAAGAGCTCCAGTTAATAAAAACACATCCAGAAACATGAACAATACAGCACCAGGATGCTTTGTCACCATGAAGTGTATCCATGACTCAGAAGATGAGAGTATAATGGGCTCTGTCCAAAGTCCTGGCATTAGATGTCCTTGACTTGTTAGTATATTGAAGCGATGGAAAAAGAAGCTTATTTACAGGATCTCCTTACTGTGGAATCCTACAGCAGCACCAAGAAAGGATGTAGTCGTCCCCATACAAAGGAACACGAAAAAGTCCCACTTATTTCGCTGGAAGTAAAACAAATAATTGTTATACGGAAACCATCAGATCTGCATGCATAATAAAATTGAATACAAGCATGTGTGTCCATCGTGATGAGGTTCAAATGAGACGGTATCAATACTTATTGCAGTCAGATTTCAGAAAGAAATCATTGTCACAGTTTTTTATGTGACTACATCTATCTGCAACTGTATACTCTCTTAGCGATAAGCATCATATTCTTCCAAAGAGCAAAATCAGTGTCAAATTTAGTCAAATTAATGTTCAGAGAACATCTCCTAGTACAACTGGAACAGCAgaataggcatttttacctATTTTGCAAAAGATTAGTTAGACTCATATGAACCTTTGCCTATTACAAAGGAAGAGTATAATAGGAAGTTTTGCTCTGATATTTGATAGAAACTAAACTGAAATCCTTAACCACCAGTTCACAACCTAAGATAATTCCAGGTGTGTAAATTACAAAAAAGTATCTTTCATATATGAAATATGCATAACCACATCTTACCTTTCCAACACAGTTTGATATCCATGGGCAGTGATGGTCAAACTGCTCAACACAATGCTTACAAGTTGGACAATGTTTGGAGCGCACAGGACGAATTATCTAGTAAGTAAAGTTACCCATTCAGTAATAATAATACACAGTGGAAATTCATGACATAAAAAAGAATATACAACAAGAGAAGCACATGTATATATGGTTACATGTTCTGCTCCAAAACAGATTGCCATCTCCACATGAAAAATACAACCACActatgaaagaaaaaaagggagagagaaatCACAGAAGTGGAAATAATAatgaagagtttttttttcctaatacCTTGCAAGTAGGGCATAGCTGAGACCAATTGCCAGTCCAAGTAGAGGAATTGTTAAGATCAATCTCCATAAGTGGTTCCTGTAAATAAAGCACTATGAGGATATTTGTCATACCGACAAAAAATCCCTGAGCTTACAACATTCTTTAGTTTGACAATCCATATGATGTTATTGTCAGTGTCCAATGTTCACTAGAGAAGCTCAGTTGCTCATACTGACAAAGATGACTGAAATAGGTCTTTTAACTGCACCCATCTACTGTACTGTAGCATGGTCTAGTTGTACCAACTACAAACTGAAGTAGCATGTTTTAACTCTTCCTATAAATCACGTGGCAAGATTGTATAAATATTGATGCAAGGCATTTCCTTGAAGTGCATGTGTAGAAAAATAGGCTTTGAACAACACTGGTTGAACATTTTTACCTTTGGATCAAGTCGCTTGGTATTTGCCTTGATGTAACCAGGATTTTTTCTGTCGAAATACCAAAAGATCAAGAACCTTAAGCAGGGAGCAGGAGACAGATAATATGCTGGGAACAAAATAATCTGACCATCCATAAAACTAAATGTTGAGACAAAAACTAAAGAAAGGAGATTTCAACACCAGCAAGCATGTATGGAATACTTGTTCAAGTCTTTTCTCGTCCTCTTAAGAAGATTGCAAAAGGTGCACATAAATGGTCTAGTAAACAAACATGTAACATAAGCTACCTGCTAACTCTGTAGAACATTACTTGTGatgcaaagaaaaaagatataGCAGCCCAAGACCAAAGACCAGTAGCGGCAGTAATCCTAGAAAAATTAGGTGCTGCAGAGATTTTTTATAATCAGGTCAGATGATAAACAAAAGCCTACAATTTTAACATAAACAACAAAAACAATGCTCACCAAAAACAATCGAGTTCAGGAAAAGGATGAGGCAGACAACAAGATAGCCAAACAAAATAGGGGCATATCCAATTTTTCTCGACCTCCCAGAGCAATACTTGTCTTCAAAGCTTACTTTTGTAGCATTAGACTACAGGCAGAGAAATGCTTCGTTAGTGGAGTTGAAAATATCAGTATGCACATGCTACTGAACAAGTATTTGGACAATAAACTACAAAATAAGGGAGGaaagaaattagaaaaatagGGATAAGAATAAATGTGAGTATAACAATAACAATATATGCTAGCATAGGTGTTATTGCAACCATATACAACAGCACACACCTAGATAATAACAGTAGCGTATGAGCAAACTGAATAGTAGCATGTAGTGAAATTTCTCAGGCGGAAAAAAAGGCTAGTTCTTAATAGCTAAATAAGAATGCCAGGGGAAACCGTACAAGGATATAGGAAAGATGCCGATGACCTTTGTCTGCTGCAAGTTGCACAGGAGTATACCCACCGCTATCCTTTAGTGTGAGTTCTTCCTTGGTACCAGCATGTACAAGAACAGTGCAAACCTCCAAATTTCCTCTTATAGCAGCCCAGTGTAAAGGAGTACAACCTGCACGGAATCACAAAAGGAGCTTAAATATTCTATAACAACTTAGCTACCTAGGTGAAAATATGAGAAAAGTCAACATCTACATTCACAAACATCCATAGTTTTCAGGGGGAAATAGTTAATTCGTCCTATGTTCTTGTTTTCCATTAGGATGAAAGCAAACTACACAATAAAAAATCTTCCACATTTTAGCACAGTTTGGCAAACAGTGAGCCTGTCAAATACATGTTGCTCTTATTGTTCTTAGCACAAGATAAACGTTTCAACAAAAGAAGAGAAGTACAAATTAGCTAAGACATGCAATTAAATAACACAGGAAAAAAAGACTACCATGAGAAGCGTACCGTTTTTGTCTTGCCTCACTTGATTAGCATCCATAAACAGCAGTAACCTAATTGTATCTGCACTTCCCTTGTAGGCAGCCCTGTATATGTTATAGAGCTTATAAGATCACAGATGACAGAAATCAGGTTATCAACCGACTCTTCAGGACTGTGATGGAGATACAGAAGCTTCATTTAACAAACCCCATACTTCTCTAACTTTGGAATCACTAATATTAGCGATGCACTGGTTTGTTGGAGAACACTTATCCATGATTCTTAGAAAAGAAACCACCAAAGCAGAGACAACAAATGATTTTCTGTAATAATATATACTACAGAACAAGTATGAACAGACATTTATCATTTTGAGGTTACTCAAGCTTAAATACTGTGATTCATTTTTCAGCGGTGGTTTACCATGGTGACTGTTGATTTACTTGATACCAATTGGcaaacaaatattaaaaagaatCAAACAATACCATATCATATGCATACACTACAAAGaatatataaattcatttaCTTGCATGAAAAATTTGGGACAACATTTTGGACAGaacatgtatatattcaaatatactGTATTTCGTGTCTTCCTGGTGCCAATGATACATAGAAGGGAAAGCATGCATTTGGAAAGTAGAGTATTCTCCATATTCATGTACCAGTGCAATGGGCTCCTCCCGTCATTGTCCAAAGCATCAAAGTCTGCACCATACTTTGAGATAATTTGATGCAAGAATGATGTTTGGCCATACTGAGCAGCAACATGGACTGCCTGACATATTTGTCAAAAGGACGAATAGTCAAACAGAAGATCTCAGTCACTCCACACAAAACTAAAATACAAAGGGGCATTAGGCCGTGACCGGGACAGAACTTATATTCTTTTTTCGGCATTGTAAATCAAAAAGGAGGGCTGAAAAAGCTTCCAACAAGAGAAGCTATCAAGCCTAAAAGGAAATCCCCAGACGTTGCACTGTAAAAATTGCCAAACAGGTTTCCAATGAAGCAAGCAAGGCATTCCCAGCAGCAGACGCAACAGAAATAATCTGTACTGGCTCCCATTGCATATAATTTGTTATTAGCAAACAAAGGGGATTCTAGCAGGAATGAGCAAGGCCtgtatttttcaaaattaaattgAGATGACAGGTTTTCTACGCTGCCAATCTCATCCGTAGTCACGTACGAACAGATATTAGCTCATGAATATCTGTTGGCATCTATGTCGGAACACACAAACCACATAGCAGACGTGCCTGACTAGATGATAATCAACACTCAACACCGATCATACATTTTCCATAGTTAAAACAAACATTCCAAAGCCATCACAAAGAGTTCTGCACAAATCAATCAATCGGTTCTATGATATCCTGACCAATCAAAAACTGAACCTGACATTCTTGGGGGAAAGAAAAAACTAAACCCAGCAGTGAAGCAAAGAGCAACAAAAGGGGAACTCGAACTGTACATCCGGAAAGACAAAGGTACTGCATTACCCGGTAGCCATTCACGTCGGCCGCCTCaatccttgcgccgttttccaACAGCAAGTCAGCGACAGCCGTCGCCCCCCGCACCGCCGCCCAGTGCAGCGCCGTCTGGTGCGCGTGGTCCGTCGCGTTCACGTCGCCCCCGTGCTGCGCATACCGAACCCATCAGCAAAGCAAGGGGGAAATCGACACCGTTTGGAACCAGCGAGGAGCAAGCAAACAAGCAGAACGGCAGCAGTAGCAAGGAGAGGCGAGGCGAGGTGAACCGGACCGACCTCGATGATGTAGAGCGCGACGTGGGGGTAGTTGTTGAGCGCGGCCCACTGGAGCGCGTGGTAGCCGTTGCCGTCGGGCTCCctgagcgcggcggcggcgccacccTCTTCCACGAAGCCCCGCAGCCGCTCCAGGTCCCCGTACGCCGCCGCCGAGTACACGTCCACCACGGGGTCCGGCTCCGCGGCCCCGCCCTGCCGCCGCTCCTCCTCATCCCGcctagcgccgccgccgccgtcggacACCACCTCGATCTCCGCGACGCGGGACGCCGCCATGGCCCGGACGGAGGAGCCGAGGGGAGAGGAGCTAGGGTTGTGGGGGCGAGCTGGGTGGATCGAGATTTCTTCGAGGCGACGCAAACGCGACGGAGGGGTGTGGATGGTCGCGGGGGTTGACGAGGGGCGGAAGATTTGGTTGGGAATGACGACCGACAAGGCGACAGCCGCCGGTGACGTCCGGTCCGGAATCCGGAGTGGTTGGGGCCGTCGGAGACTCGCTACGGAAGAGTGGGGTGGTCCGAGTCACGCGGTGGCAAGTGGGGATGTGCTCGGCGGATCAGACGGTTGGTGTTCAGGGTGCTGGTGTGGGATGGAACGGAGGAAGCTATCTCGACGGTTGGTTTCTagtctttgatttttttagcttttagtTAACTGAAAAAATGGTTATGATTGAACTAAATTAAAAGCTAAGAAGCAGATTTAATTAGGTTTTATCACTTTTGATTATgctaaaaagctaaaaatttattataaaaatcaacaactaaaatttaacAGTTATATATGCTTTCTTAGCTAGTCAGAAACTCTGAAAACACAACATATCCAAACGAGCCTTAGCTGGCTCTTTTGACTTATGTTTAGTTTGTGGGAACTTTCGATGCCTTAAAACGATCAGTTCTAGCTTCAAAATTGGCTCGGTTCTTACTACACATGTTAGTGTGTGATTGGTTGTAAG from the Phragmites australis chromosome 19, lpPhrAust1.1, whole genome shotgun sequence genome contains:
- the LOC133900048 gene encoding probable protein S-acyltransferase 23, whose amino-acid sequence is MAASRVAEIEVVSDGGGGARRDEEERRQGGAAEPDPVVDVYSAAAYGDLERLRGFVEEGGAAAALREPDGNGYHALQWAALNNYPHVALYIIEHGGDVNATDHAHQTALHWAAVRGATAVADLLLENGARIEAADVNGYRAVHVAAQYGQTSFLHQIISKYGADFDALDNDGRSPLHWAAYKGSADTIRLLLFMDANQVRQDKNGCTPLHWAAIRGNLEVCTVLVHAGTKEELTLKDSGGYTPVQLAADKGHRHLSYILSNATKVSFEDKYCSGRSRKIGYAPILFGYLVVCLILFLNSIVFAPNFSRITAATGLWSWAAISFFFASQVMFYRVSRKNPGYIKANTKRLDPKEPLMEIDLNNSSTWTGNWSQLCPTCKIIRPVRSKHCPTCKHCVEQFDHHCPWISNCVGKRNKWDFFVFLCMGTTTSFLGAAVGFHRLWTEPIILSSSESWIHFMVTKHPGAVLFMFLDVFLLTGALILTGAQATQIARNITTNEAANQSRYSYLRGPDGRFRNPYSRGCQRNCTDFLVNRYSNDEEAAWPTLQQTVQRS
- the LOC133900049 gene encoding uncharacterized protein LOC133900049, which gives rise to MATAVICLARPAAFLPPAAARSPSLRPSPRGRVMRLRLRVSCRAGGDEEGEGKGEEEAPESLFARELRRRGMATGASPSSAGEKQAEEGGPEAGRKRGVAAAEFERAAAAGEGADGQRERSMALNSEGLEGLVPRAKLLLSLGGTFFLAFGPLILVTVSLFAALYVYFGPSFVHDASKMPVSPRPYIDPYELLEDERLSLPSPDVF